From a single Lolium rigidum isolate FL_2022 chromosome 7, APGP_CSIRO_Lrig_0.1, whole genome shotgun sequence genomic region:
- the LOC124676631 gene encoding protein S-acyltransferase 11 — protein sequence MGEQQPLPEVEQCVTSIPEDHEATCWGCGLRLVFTSYAPVYKCGWCGAVTQCDQTSRKPDSVCFSRWRRFRDGFFVTVLMLFMLFVICGGVWAVYPVVFSISMFCGIFHCTVAAFLSVFTIASYCLASLKSAGAPANIRWGSYPMVEKNDLENYTFCTYCSKPKPPRAHHCRSCKMCVVDMDHHCPFIGNCVGASNHRAFVIFLISVVTSCSYAAIMTIYASYHIWPPLDFPNLSSYGHSKGSMKLLMEIITTLASSAFFLSARGIILLYLAFASLSVNAGIAVLLCQQLSYIYEGNTYITRLSSSNVTQGERGLQNLVRFFGCPYPFSRVLLGYLNKSQDNSGSKLL from the exons GTAGAACAATGTGTCACGTCCATACCAGAAGATCATGAGGCCACATGTTGGGGCTGTGGTCTCCGGCTTGTTTTTACAAGTTATGCACCTGTATACAAGTGTGGCTGGTGTGGAGCAGTCACACAATGCGACCAAACTTCAAGAAAACCTGACAGTGTATGCTTTTCCCGCTGGAGGCGTTTCCGGGATGGGTTCTTTGTGACTGTGCTCATGCTCTTCATGCTCTTTGTTATAT GCGGTGGGGTCTGGGCGGTATATCCAGTTGTTTTCTCAATCAGCATGTTCTGTGGCATCTTTCACTGCACAGTAGCAGCTTTCTTATCTGTATTTACAATTGCAAGTTACTGTTTGGCCTCTCTGAAGTCTGCTGGTGCGCCAGCAAACATACGGTGGGGAAGCTATCCAATGGTCGAAAAGAATGATCTTGAGAACTATACATTTTGTACATACTGTAGTAAACCTAAGCCTCCAAGAGCACATCACTGCCGATCCTGTAAAATGTGTGTGGTGGACATGGATCATCATTGCCCATTT ATTGGAAACTGTGTGGGAGCTTCAAATCACCGAGCTTTTGTCATTTTTCTTATATCTGTGGTCACGAGTTGCAGTTATGCTGCTATTATGACCATTTATGCAAGTTATCATATATGGCCCCCTCTAGATTTTCCAAATCTATCATCATACGGTCACTCAAAGGGTTCTATGAAATTACTGATGGAGATTATTACTACCTTGGCAAGTTCCGCATTCTTCTTGTCAGCGAGGGGTATAATTCTGTTATATCTTGCGTTTGCCAGTCTGTCGGTTAATGCTGGTATAGCTGTGTTACTGTGTCAGCAACTTAGTTATATATATGAAGGAAATACATATATTACTCGTCTAAGTTCATCAAATGTCACACAAGGGGAGAGAGGATTGCAAAATCTTGTTCGATTCTTCGGCTGTCCATATCCTTTTTCGAGAGTGTTGTTGGGCTACTTGAACAAGTCGCAGGACAACTCAGGCTCAAAACTTCTGTAG